CCGCGACAAAAGTGCAATTGCATCGTTGTGAATTGACTGCAGGTCGGGGTCGGTTACAATGAAACGCAATGATGTGGTAGCGATCAATGAGTTGTGAATTGACTGCAGGTCGGGGTCGGTTACAATCCGGGCCAACCCGACCGTCAACGCCATTCTGTTGTGAATTGACTGCAGGTCGGGGTCGGTTACAATTCCGCCATGGCGGACGCCATGAACGAATTGGTTGTGAATTGACTGCAGGTCGGGGTCGGTTACAATCTACGTGGACACCGCCAACCTCTGGCACCAGTTGTGAATTGACTGCAGGTCGGGGTCGGTTACAATACCCGCCCTGCAAGTCCAGCGGCGGCAGGGGTTAAGGGCGATTCGAAGGTCAGAAAAGCTCGAGTTGCTTGGGGGCCGGCGGCGTTGGTTTGCGCATTTTTCCCCAGAAAATCCTCATCTTCTCGAACTGCTTGTCGGTGATGCATAGGATTCTCACCTCGCCGTCATCCGGCAGAAACGACGCCACGCGATCGGCATGCACAGCCGTGTTTTCCTCGCTGGCGCAGTGCCGAACATACACCGAATATTGTATCATGGTAAACCCGTCCTTGATAAGGTTCTTTCGGAAGGTCGCGTACGCCTTTCTGGCTTGACGGGTGTCGGTGGGCAGGTCGAACATGGCGATCACCCACATGGCCCGGTATCCGGAGATTCGCATGGCTGGGGGATCTCCAAAGTCTTCTGTTCGCCAGCAAAGCATCGGGCCAGCGAAGCGGTCATCCGCGGCAGCGCCACCATGAAGGGTCCGGCGGTATCCCCAAGTTGGACCGTATCGGTCAGCACAGCCAGGAGATGGGCTTTGACGTCCCGGTCGATCTCGGTCTTACCATCGAGGGCAATCTGTCTGGCCCGCGCGTCAACCATCGGTCGGAACGGCTCCATCAGGTCGTCCGCCAGCGCGTAGGCGTTGTATTTGTTTCGGTGATGGATGCCGATCGATGGATGCAGGCCGGAACAGCACAGGGCGCGGGCGACGGCGGCCCGCAGGACGGCGTAGCCGTAGTTGAGAAAGTTGTTCGGCGCATCGCCCTCGCGCTTGCGCCGAAAGCGGCTATCGCAAAAGATGGCCTGCCAGTAGATGCGGGCGGCCTGGGCCTCGACGTTGGACGTGTCGGCGGACTTGACGCGGTAGGTGAGGGCGATGAGGCGGCTGTAGTCCGGATGGTCCTTGCCGAGCAGGTCGGCCTGATGGCGGATTTTGGCCTGGACGATCTGTTTCCAGAGCTGTTTCTGAAGAGGCAGCTTGGCCGCGATCTGCTCCCGAAACCGCTGGGTCTGGACCAGATTGGCTGAGAATGGCACGAGCATCCCAGCGGGTAGGTGATCCGGTCCGCACAGCAGGATGACCGCCTCCTTTTCCAGAAGCGCCGTCAGCACCTGGCCGGAGACGGACACAGCGGGCTGATCGAGGACGAGGACCCCGATATCTTCGCACGGAATCGAGACATCGTCTTGCCCTTCCCGCTGAAGGATCATCTGTTCTTGCCGCAGCGACAGGCGGCACGGACTGGATGAGATTTCGACGGTCCGCTTAATCATTCGCCGGGCGCATTCTGCCGAGGTAGTCGACGGTTACCTTATATCCGTCAAGGGTGTTGGGGCTCTTGCGCAAGACTGTGCGCGGGTCATCAACCCTGGAATCTGTATGGAGTCGAAGAATGACTCTGGTATTCCCTGCATCAAGCTTCTGGACCCGATACAGCACATACTGTCCATCCACCTTAACGTGGACCAGTTCATTGGTGCTAAGCGACATGACGAATCTTCTTCCTGATCCATGGTCGCGGTTGATTAGGGGGAGACCTCTTTGAACGCGTTGAGCGGCGTCGAACATGGACACGACCACGCCATCTCGCTTAGCCACCCGCTTGGCGTCGGTGTACTCGAAGATTTCAATGTGGTGGTTGGACCCAGGCTTGACGTACCGGTACGGCTTGCCCGTTCGGGTCTTCATCTTTGTCATAGGGATCAGATTCGTAAACGTGTCCCGGATACGGACTTTCTTGACGGGCACTCCGGATGGCATCGTTAGAGGTTCGGCAAAAACTTCCGTGGGAATATTCGAGGGCGGATTGTTGGGATCAAGGCCCTTCTGTTTGAGGCGCTCCATCACGAGATTGCGGATGGCGGGATCAACGATCTGCGCGATCATGGGCCCTTTGAGGTCTCGCACCGACTTACGGTAAGCATAGACGTTCTCCTCGGCGGTCGGTCCGTAGGCAGTTTCCTCATGTAAGGCCCCGTAGACCTTCCGTAGCGGCCTGAAGGAGACGTTGATGTCGTTGATCCGATTGGCGACATCATCGCGAAAGCGCTCCCAGGGAAACGGCAGAGGATCACGGACAATCCCTTTTGTGCGGGCAAGTTGTTGCAGGTGCGAAGGCGTGGTCAGGGCGACGACGACGGCATCCACAGCATGGTGGCGGTGGTCGTCGCGATTCTTGGTGAACCCGCCGGTATGGTTCAGAATCTGATTAAGACCCCAGTGGTGGCGAAGCTCAGCAGTGACCTGGCCGCGGGTGCAATCAACATCCATAACAAGCGACTGCAAGTACCTGCGCACTTCGCGGCTGATGTATCGGGTGTCGTTCAGTTGCCGGTCGATGCACTGGCCCAGATCAATCGCCTGCTGGGTGAACTTTCGGCGTTTGCGCCACGGGAGCGGCTTGATCGCCTGGAGCATGCGTTCGTACCGGTCGGGAAAGGCGGCCAGCCACTCCTGAGGGGTCTGGTTTCCCTTTTCCCGGTTCGCTGACGTGAAGCAAACGACCTTGTTCATCATCGAGTCGTCCAACGATCGCGGGTAAGGAAGGATGTGATCGACCTGAACGTCGGAACTGAAAAGCTGGCTCCTGGCGATGGTGTTGCCGGTGTAGGGACACGTCTGGCCCTGTTCGTTCCAGAGGCGAAGCCGCTGGATATCGTCGCGGCCGGGATTGGTGATCCCGTATTCGCTTCGGATGCTCTCGCGGACTTCTTCGCGCTCCCGCTCGTTTTTGAGCATCCGAAGGTGCAACTCGTTACGGTCATCGACCGATCCGTGCATGTCGCGGGCAAGCTCAACCACGATCCGGGCCGGTTTGCCGTACTCCCGGATGATCGCGTTGACGACCTTTCGGACCTCGTGAAGGCTTTTCTTGACAATGGGATTGCGGATATCCGGCGGTTGCGGAAGCCGGTCGTGATTGTCACCGGCCTTCTGATCGGGACGAAGGTATCCAGCCTTCTTCACAGCGTCGGCCATCCGTTCGCCCTGCTCCATGAACGGCAGAAGCTTCAGGATGGCCTTCTTCGAGAGGTGCAGGTAGCCATCGGGCAGGTCGATCTTGAGAAGCGCCTCAATCTGCTCATCGTCGGCAGCCCACTCTTCCCCTGCAATCCGGCGAAATTCGTTTGGGTCCTCGATTTCCAGCAGAGCTTCAGTGATGCGGTCGCGGTGAGCCTGCATTTCGGCCCAGCGTTTCCTGCCGAACGCCTTGGCAAGGCCCGCTTCCATGAGGTTGCCCTTCAGGCTCTTGCGTTTCCCTTCCTCGTAGTTGAAGGTTTGCGTTTCAAGCAGACCGAGCGCCTTGCGGATTTGGTCGAAGTCCATCTTCGCTCTGGTTCCAAGGACCTCAACCAGGGTTTGCCGCTGATCGGGAGCCAGAGGCATGCTTGACCCGTCGGGGTTGATGATCTGGAGGTTGTTGATGTCCTGAAGCATTCGGAACTGCTGGGCGTGCCAGTCGGCCTTCGGACATCGGCGCTGGTCGGTCTCGAACTCGCAGAAGCCGATCAGTTCATCCTGAACCCGCAAGGGGAGTTGAAAGAAGATTACCTCGTCCGCCAGCTTCTTCTTGAGTTCATCAGAGAGGATTGGCCCGTGGTATTCCGTTTGCCTGGCCCAGATTAGATCGAATTCCCGCTGATACATCTCGCGTCGCGTATAGCGATTTCGAATGCGTTCGGACCTTCCAAGCCGATGCAGGTATTCGCCAAGGGTTCGGCATTTCGCGGAAGCGATCTGCTCTTCGAGCTCCGTGATGGACTTGAGGACTTTGCCATCCTCTCGGGACTTGCCGGACTTGCGATTCGACTTGAATCCCCTGCGCTGGTTCAGGTGATACAGGACCCGCCCAAGTTCGTGAGGGGCCAGCCGCTCATCGAGCGCTTTGGCGCGGAGTTCGTACGGGTCAAGAAGACACAGACTCCGAAAGCTCTGGTCGTCGTCGGGCCACAGACCCGCTTCCTTCAGGATCGCCACGAGTCGGCCTTTCCGCCTTCTGCGACGTTCCTTGATGCGTCTTGCCCCGCGAGCTTCCCGGCGGGTCATGTTCTTGGACTTTTCAAGACCCTTGGTGTCCCGATCCACTCCCTCGGGAAAGATACGCACTCCAGCGTCAACCAGCGAGACTTCTCTGTCGCCTTCCTGCCCGAGAAGTGCCCATCCTATCGATGTTGGCCCTAGATCCAGCCCCAGCACGTATGGAACCATGCCGCATCTCCTTCAACTGCCGCCCTGTTCGCGTTTCCAGCCCACGCGGATGAATTGCATCATCTCAGAAAACGCT
The window above is part of the Phycisphaerae bacterium genome. Proteins encoded here:
- the cas2 gene encoding CRISPR-associated endonuclease Cas2 translates to MWVIAMFDLPTDTRQARKAYATFRKNLIKDGFTMIQYSVYVRHCASEENTAVHADRVASFLPDDGEVRILCITDKQFEKMRIFWGKMRKPTPPAPKQLELF
- the cas1 gene encoding type II CRISPR-associated endonuclease Cas1, which translates into the protein MIKRTVEISSSPCRLSLRQEQMILQREGQDDVSIPCEDIGVLVLDQPAVSVSGQVLTALLEKEAVILLCGPDHLPAGMLVPFSANLVQTQRFREQIAAKLPLQKQLWKQIVQAKIRHQADLLGKDHPDYSRLIALTYRVKSADTSNVEAQAARIYWQAIFCDSRFRRKREGDAPNNFLNYGYAVLRAAVARALCCSGLHPSIGIHHRNKYNAYALADDLMEPFRPMVDARARQIALDGKTEIDRDVKAHLLAVLTDTVQLGDTAGPFMVALPRMTASLARCFAGEQKTLEIPQPCESPDTGPCG
- the cas9 gene encoding type II CRISPR RNA-guided endonuclease Cas9 (Cas9, originally named Csn1, is the large, multifunctional signature protein of type II CRISPR/Cas systems. It is well known even to general audiences because its RNA-guided endonuclease activity has made it a popular tool for custom editing of eukaryotic genomes.); protein product: MVPYVLGLDLGPTSIGWALLGQEGDREVSLVDAGVRIFPEGVDRDTKGLEKSKNMTRREARGARRIKERRRRRKGRLVAILKEAGLWPDDDQSFRSLCLLDPYELRAKALDERLAPHELGRVLYHLNQRRGFKSNRKSGKSREDGKVLKSITELEEQIASAKCRTLGEYLHRLGRSERIRNRYTRREMYQREFDLIWARQTEYHGPILSDELKKKLADEVIFFQLPLRVQDELIGFCEFETDQRRCPKADWHAQQFRMLQDINNLQIINPDGSSMPLAPDQRQTLVEVLGTRAKMDFDQIRKALGLLETQTFNYEEGKRKSLKGNLMEAGLAKAFGRKRWAEMQAHRDRITEALLEIEDPNEFRRIAGEEWAADDEQIEALLKIDLPDGYLHLSKKAILKLLPFMEQGERMADAVKKAGYLRPDQKAGDNHDRLPQPPDIRNPIVKKSLHEVRKVVNAIIREYGKPARIVVELARDMHGSVDDRNELHLRMLKNEREREEVRESIRSEYGITNPGRDDIQRLRLWNEQGQTCPYTGNTIARSQLFSSDVQVDHILPYPRSLDDSMMNKVVCFTSANREKGNQTPQEWLAAFPDRYERMLQAIKPLPWRKRRKFTQQAIDLGQCIDRQLNDTRYISREVRRYLQSLVMDVDCTRGQVTAELRHHWGLNQILNHTGGFTKNRDDHRHHAVDAVVVALTTPSHLQQLARTKGIVRDPLPFPWERFRDDVANRINDINVSFRPLRKVYGALHEETAYGPTAEENVYAYRKSVRDLKGPMIAQIVDPAIRNLVMERLKQKGLDPNNPPSNIPTEVFAEPLTMPSGVPVKKVRIRDTFTNLIPMTKMKTRTGKPYRYVKPGSNHHIEIFEYTDAKRVAKRDGVVVSMFDAAQRVQRGLPLINRDHGSGRRFVMSLSTNELVHVKVDGQYVLYRVQKLDAGNTRVILRLHTDSRVDDPRTVLRKSPNTLDGYKVTVDYLGRMRPAND